A region of Necator americanus strain Aroian chromosome I, whole genome shotgun sequence DNA encodes the following proteins:
- a CDS encoding hypothetical protein (NECATOR_CHRI.G2700.T1) translates to MSNQTPYIGSKISLISKLDIRYEGILYTVDTNDSTIALAKVRSFGTEDRPTPNPVEARDDVYEYIIFKANDIKDLIVCETPKVATLAGGLPYDPAIISVSARTGSATANEQQASAGSSRSDTPHHRGSPNLAQGNRAPGAGRSSGGRGNRGNFAPPGQPVGSGNRQYNNGYLRGGYNNYGGQRPRNNQSVGVPRPREKLKFDGDYDFEKANEQFQEQFSDMFKDKLKVDGEKSEEEQGEKTPEDTYYDKKSSFFDRISCEALEKAEGKSGRPDWKKERETNQETFGHSAVRSLNYRRGFGQRGRGGRGYGRPGDGRYVNNFNRGYNNYRGGYGNGNANHRGRGFNRAGYQQNQQQ, encoded by the exons ATGTCTAATCAGACTCCCTACATTGGGAGTAAAATTAGCCTCATTTCGAAGCTCGATATCCGCTATGAGGGTATCTTATACACTGTTGACACGAACGACTCCACTATTGCCTTAGCAAAAG TGCGCTCGTTTGGTACTGAAGATCGTCCTACTCCAAATCCTGTTGAGGCTCGCGATGATGTTTACGAGTACATTATTTTCAAGGCGAACGACATTAAGGACCTCATTGTTTGCGAGACACCAAAA GTCGCTACTTTGGCTGGAGGGCTGCCCTATGATCCGGCAATAATTTCTGTTTCTGCACGTACGGGTTCTGCAACAGCAAATGAACAGCAAGCTTCTGCCGGTTCATCACGCTCTGATACACCCCATCATCGAGGAAGTCCAAATTTGGCTCAGGGCAATCGAGCTCCTGGTGCTGGTCGCAGCTCGGGAGGTCGCGGGAATCGTGGAAATTTTGCTCCACCAG GACAGCCAGTTGGCTCAGGAAACCGTCAGTACAACAACGGATATCTACGTGGTGGATATAATAACTACGGTGGACAGCGTCCTCGCAACAATCAAAGTGTAGGGGTGCCTCGCCCCCGTGAAAAGCTGAAGTTTGATGGGGATTATGACTTCGAGAAGGCCAATGAGCAATTCCAGGAGCAATTCTCTgatatgttcaaggacaaACTCAAG GTTGAcggtgaaaaaagtgaagaagaacagGGTGAAAAGACTCCTGAGGACACTTACTATGATAAGAAAAGTTCCTTCTTTGACCGTATTAGTTGCGAAGCTCTGGAGAAGGCTGAGGGGAAGAGCGGACGTCCGGActggaagaaggaaagagaaacaaatCAAGAGACATTTGGTCATTCAGCCGTACGTTCCTTGAACTATCGCCGTGGGTTTGGCCAGCGTGGGCGTGGCGGACGTGGTTATGGAA GACCAGGTGATGGCCGTTACGTAAACAACTTCAACCGAGGCTACAACAATTACCGTGGCGGATATGGTAACGGTAACGCGAACCATCGTGGGCGAGGGTTCAATAGAGCTGGCTACCAACAGAATCAGCAGCAGTGA
- a CDS encoding hypothetical protein (NECATOR_CHRI.G2701.T3), whose product MPALPRVDRIKTVYSAAKALNYGWTFSGFLEAPLYNGVSRCIPQIHRITFRFCKQSEDSVGVRNFIENKLLDLGEQWPSVVLYTQPVRNSIPIIRAEYGNGRIVQLNAKNMSMSDIERDVMLLFSRSGQALMKLESRQSSPTPSVQGEWTPMTWLPPDMNAASLPNPEFSKHKTCKMTATDFLLEEQKRHERIRDADVSRVSHNKDYQILESASAHVDKGVSRTDHHVCNIRCSRGYDRSGGVVLTVLLRTKRETLAYVLECSSHEKDVTNVTALDVKSVPKPVQPAVHISPPALELVRTLFSASLYDDDDEMRLCSV is encoded by the exons ATGCCGGCCCTTCCTCGGGTAGATCGTATAAAGACAGTCTACTCAGCTGCAAAAGCTCTTAATTATGGTTGGacattttctggttttctggAAGCGCCTCTATACAATGGAGTTTCAAGATGTATCCCTCAAATACACAG AATCACATTCCGCTTTTGCAAGCAGAGTGAGGATAGTGTGGGAGTTCGGAATTTCATCGAAAATAAGCTACTAGATCTCG GGGAACAGTGGCCATCCGTTGTATTGTACACACAGCCTGTTCGCAACTCGATTCCTATTATTCGTGCAGAATATGGTAATGGAAGGATTGTGCAGTTGAATGCTAAGAATATGAGCATGTCTGACATTGAAAGAGATGTAATGCTGTTGTTTTCTCGAAGCGGTCAAGCACTAATGAAGTTGGAATCCCGCCAGAGTTCACCTACACCCTCTGTACAG GGCGAATGGACACCGATGACATGGTTGCCACCGGACATGAACGCAGCATCACTGCCAAATCCAGAGTTTTCGAAACATAAAACATGTAAGATGACAGCTACGGATTTCTTACTTGAAGAACAGAAACGACATGAAA GAATTCGGGATGCCGATGTATCACGTGTCTCGCACAACAAGGATTATCAGATTCTGGAAAGCGCTTCCGCACATGTTGATAAAGGAGTATCCCGAACAGACCATCATGTTTGCAACATTCGGTGTAGCAGGGGTTATGATCG ATCAGGCGGAGTGGTACTCACTGTATTATTACGAACAAAGAGGGAGACTTTGGCATATGTCCTCGAATGTTCGTCGCATGAGAAGGATGTAACGAATGTCACTGCACTGGACGTGA aAAGCGTTCCGAAACCAGTGCAGCCTGCTGTCCACATTAGTCCTCCTGCGCTCGAACTAGTCCGCACTCTGTTCTCAGCCTCCCTATATGATGATGACGATGAGATGAGACTCTGCAGCGTCTGA
- a CDS encoding hypothetical protein (NECATOR_CHRI.G2703.T1) gives MTSHRWVWAEVVRSCSSTEGTHGVVAISSPRVSTRQAVAIDGERVREGRRAAGRPAYTTQYTRPPQSANAAAASRPQAVVHFLLYLIRK, from the coding sequence ATGACGTCACACCGATGGGTCTGGGCTGAGGTGGTGAGGTCATGCTCGTCGACCGAAGGAACACATGGCGTCGTCGCCATCTCGTCGCCGCGTGTGTCCACCCGACAGGCTGTGGCGATCGATGGCGAGAGAGTGCGTGAGGGGAGGAGGGCGGCCGGACGACCAGCGTACACCACACAGTACACACGACCGCCGCAGTCCGCAAACGCGGCGGCTGCTTCTCGCCCTCAAGCAGTCGTTCACTTTCTCCTCTACCTCATCCGGAAGTGA
- a CDS encoding hypothetical protein (NECATOR_CHRI.G2704.T1), giving the protein MEVALRHSLLPNRTWLLPSKIVASSLMASSKPWNTDPISLEKKKLRKEIADLVAQVTPTDIENQSAVVTAKVLSSLWFKNAKRISIYTHAPGEIQTDKIVEESLKQGKEVFLPQFQRGNIHMRMLKLPSYDAFAGMKPYLWGIRQPSLDDHWEPYEDSGPLDLILMPGVAFTKNGARLGHGMGYYDRMLNDHQKRFGQMPNRYALALVQQMVDNVPLCNTDVPLDGVIRAD; this is encoded by the exons ATGGAAGTTGCTCTTCGGCATTCACTTCTTCCGAATCGCACTTGGCTTCTTCCCTCAAAGATTGTTGCTTCTTCATTG aTGGCTTCTTCAAAACCATGGAATACTGATCCAATTTcgctggaaaagaaaaaacttcggaAAGAAATTGCTGATCTTGTAGCTCAGGTGACACCGACTGATATCGAGAATCAAAGCGCCGTTGTTACTGcaaag GTTCTGTCTTCCTTATGGTTCAAGAAtgcaaaaagaatttctatttACACCCATGCACCTGGTGAAATCCAAACAGACAAAATCGTTGAAGAATCACTgaaacaaggaaaagaagTGTTCTTACCGCAG TTCCAACGTGGAAATATCCATATGCGAATGCTCAAACTTCCCTCCTATGATGCTTTCGCCGGAATGAAACCCTATCTCTGGGGCATCCGACAACCGAGCTTGGACGATCACTGGGAACCATACGAAGATTCAG GACCACTCGATTTGATTCTAATGCCTGGAGTTGCATTCACAAAAAATGGTGCGAGACTTGGTCATGGAATG GGTTACTACGACCGAATGCTGAACGACCATCAGAAACGCTTCGGCCAAATGCCAAATCGCTATGCGTTGGCTCTCGTACAACAGATGGTCGACAATGTCCCACTATGCAATACAGACGTCCCACTCGACGGTGTGATTCGAGCAGATTGA
- a CDS encoding hypothetical protein (NECATOR_CHRI.G2699.T1), producing the protein MPDYFRSPPLFWWIIILPALGINFLAYYSPLALNGFLPIIGPIVAHIGTSYHWITVITNLFALIAHVGEGLYAFYLSRNLKFSTFCSIKWFAQTFAVGFPSLSILTNFARKHIT; encoded by the exons ATGCCTGACTATTTTCGTTCGCCACCGTTGTTCTGGTGGATAATCATACTGCCAGCGCTCGGGATCAATTTC TTGGCTTATTATTCACCATTGGCTCTTAATGGTTTCCTACCTATCATTGGGCCAATCGTGGCCCATATTGGAACTAGTTACCATTGGATCACAGTGATAACGAATCTTTTTGCCCTCATTGCTCACGTAGGAGAAGGACTATACGCCTTCTATTTATCCAGGAACTTGAAGTTCAG TACTTTTTGCTCCATCAAATGGTTCGCACAGACATTTGCTGTTGGTTTCCCATCGCTTAGTATCCTCACAAATTTTGCTAGAAAGCACATTACGTGA
- a CDS encoding hypothetical protein (NECATOR_CHRI.G2701.T2) → MPMYHVSRTTRIIRFWKALPHMLIKEYPEQTIMFATFGVAGVMIGAYKLNKYGTEGVKPWYRGYYDVVRPNDPIALNWRKPEEYPAPYLSDGIETAC, encoded by the coding sequence ATGCCGATGTATCACGTGTCTCGCACAACAAGGATTATCAGATTCTGGAAAGCGCTTCCGCACATGTTGATAAAGGAGTATCCCGAACAGACCATCATGTTTGCAACATTCGGTGTAGCAGGGGTTATGATCGGTGCGTACAAACTCAACAAGTATGGAACTGAGGGAGTGAAGCCGTGGTACCGCGGTTACTACGACGTTGTTCGACCAAATGATCCTATTGCATTGAACTGGAGAAAGCCAGAGGAATATCCAGCTCCTTATCTTTCTGATGGGATCGAAACAGCATGCTAA
- a CDS encoding hypothetical protein (NECATOR_CHRI.G2701.T1), producing MPALPRVDRIKTVYSAAKALNYGWTFSGFLEAPLYNGVSRCIPQIHRITFRFCKQSEDSVGVRNFIENKLLDLGEQWPSVVLYTQPVRNSIPIIRAEYGNGRIVQLNAKNMSMSDIERDVMLLFSRSGQALMKLESRQSSPTPSVQGEWTPMTWLPPDMNAASLPNPEFSKHKTCKMTATDFLLEEQKRHES from the exons ATGCCGGCCCTTCCTCGGGTAGATCGTATAAAGACAGTCTACTCAGCTGCAAAAGCTCTTAATTATGGTTGGacattttctggttttctggAAGCGCCTCTATACAATGGAGTTTCAAGATGTATCCCTCAAATACACAG AATCACATTCCGCTTTTGCAAGCAGAGTGAGGATAGTGTGGGAGTTCGGAATTTCATCGAAAATAAGCTACTAGATCTCG GGGAACAGTGGCCATCCGTTGTATTGTACACACAGCCTGTTCGCAACTCGATTCCTATTATTCGTGCAGAATATGGTAATGGAAGGATTGTGCAGTTGAATGCTAAGAATATGAGCATGTCTGACATTGAAAGAGATGTAATGCTGTTGTTTTCTCGAAGCGGTCAAGCACTAATGAAGTTGGAATCCCGCCAGAGTTCACCTACACCCTCTGTACAG GGCGAATGGACACCGATGACATGGTTGCCACCGGACATGAACGCAGCATCACTGCCAAATCCAGAGTTTTCGAAACATAAAACATGTAAGATGACAGCTACGGATTTCTTACTTGAAGAACAGAAACGACATGAAAGTTAG
- a CDS encoding hypothetical protein (NECATOR_CHRI.G2702.T1): MAQDAAFIDPWHPGSMDDDDMGMSAGKYARLDGGDDLNENKERYARENHSEIERRRRNKMTHYINELAEMVPQCAALGRKPDKLTILRMAVSHMKAIRGHNNQDESGYKPSFLSDQELKHLILEAANGFLFVVCCNTGRVLYVADSITPVLNLKQEDWMNHTINELIHPDDQDKIRDQLCGSEVAINKVLDLKTGTVKREGAASRVHMTCRRGFICRMRLGPLEPLHRLRNRRPLFQHGGHNYVVMHCTGYIKNTPPSGIDAPQSSCLVAIARLQVASMPLCDPAEMTRISMRIAEDGKMTFVDARLSQLLGLTPDQLIGRFWWQIVHPSDEQSLHDAFITMMTRDQQMRLNCRIRSASDYRPCTISAYKFLNPFNDQFEFVVATHHILSGDEETWIPTTTEPGPGYVPPSGDYSSQQDWRAQDPARDSSSWTTWDAQAYPQHS, encoded by the exons ATGGCGCAAGACGCCGCTTTCATCGATCCTTGGCATCCAGGAAG CATGGACGATGACGATATGGGTATGTCAGCTGGTAAATATGCACGATTAGATGGAGGGGACGACTTGAACGAGAACAAAGAGCGATACGCTAGAGAAAACCACAGCGAG ATCGAGAGGCGTCGAAGGAACAAAATGACACACTACATCAATGAATTAGCTGAGATGGTCCCCCAGTGTGCAGCGCTTGGGCGGAAACCGGATAAACTGACAATTTTACGAATGGCTGTTTCTCACATGAAGGCCATTCGTGGACACAATAACCAA GATGAAAGTGGCTACAAACCATCTTTTTTATCGGATCAAGAACTGAAACATCTCATTCTGGAGGCTGCTAATGGATTCCTGTTCGTTGTTTGTTGCAACACGGGTCGAGTTCTTTATGTTGCGGACTCCATAACTCCTGTGTTGAACTTGAAACAG GAGGACTGGATGAATCACACTATAAACGAACTAATTCACCCAGATGATCAGGACAAGATTAGAGACCAACTATGTGGAAGCGAAGTTGCCATAAACAAAGTGTTGGACTTGAAAACAG GTACTGTTAAGCGCGAAGGTGCTGCTTCGCGTGTTCACATGACGTGTAGACGAGGGTTTATATGCCGTATGCGACTTGGACCTCTGGAGCCATTACATCGACTAAGGAATCGGAGGCCGCTATTTCAACATGGAG GTCACAACTATGTAGTTATGCATTGCACTGgatatataaaaaatactcCTCCCTCTGGAATAGATGCACCTCAGTCGTCGTGTCTCGTTGCAATCGCCCGACTTCAA gTGGCATCAATGCCGCTTTGCGATCCGGCCGAAATGACAAGGATATCCATGCGTATCGCTGAAGATGGTAAGATGACGTTTGTTGATGCACGACTTTCCCAACTGCTAGGACTCACCCCTGACCAATTGATCGGAAGGTTTTGGTGGCAAATCGTGCACCCTTCAGATGAACAGTCGCTGCATGACGCCTTCATAACAATGATGAC CCGTGATCAACAGATGCGGTTAAACTGTCGAATTCGCTCTGCATCCGATTATCGGCCATGTACAATTTCCGCCTACAAATTCTTGAACCCGTTCAATGATCAGTTTGAATTTGTTGTTGCGACTCATCACATATTGTCGGGCGATGAGGAAACATGGATTCCCACAACCACAGAACCAGGTCCTGGTTACGTACCTCCTAGTGGTGACTATTCCTCGCAGCAAGACTGGAGGGCACAAGATCCTGCTAGAGACAGTTCTAGCTGGACGACATGGGATGCGCAGGCATATCCACAACACTCGTAA